The window aatttgataaatatatgtGTGCATGCATGGAGTTGTGTGCTTgtctttgtgctttgcttagtcATCACCTATGCAAATACAAACCTGAATGTCTTAAGGTGCAGAACCTTAGTGCCacttagtatttttttttctttgtcatGGCCCCCCTTGTTGTGTGTGCGCAAGCTATTTAGGCTTCCTTGATGGCCGACTAAAAAGCGAAAAGATAAGTTACTTGTGTCATCATGGACGAGCCTGTTTGTGCCGGGACTtaaagttgtatccaactttaagctgaaaaatgtctgtttgtgtaataagtcagaagttgacttaaagccagaagttagtttgagttacttttttcagtgacttgtttttttttgataaaaattaccccCAAGTCATAAATTACCCATaaaccaattttatttttatttttatatttttaataaccttcaagtcataagtcattaataagtcaaaattacccaaacggACATTTTAAACTCCCAACTTATCATATACAGTAAGTCACTAAGTCATAAGTCACGGGCTCCCGGAGCCCCGTTTAGGTaacaactactccctccgtcccccgtggttgtttacgttcactgtttgcacacattttgagactcctataaagtatagttatataacttttttctaaaattttctttttttgaataaaagtttaaatatcaaatttttattcagagaaaaaaattttaaaaaatatattatgaaactatactttaaatgagtgtggaaaagcgtgccgaaaagtaacgtaaagaaatgaggagATAAAGGGAGTAACAAGTATCCTCTTGTTTCGACTAAACTATAGGCTTATTGTACTACTCTATAGGCATTATATATACTAAGCAAGTAAATCCATTACTACAAGACAAAATGTTGGCATTTTCAGTGACACgttcctaattttttttaaaaaaaaaagacaactTGAAAAGGATATAAAACATGAAGCAACCCCATCATACAGATTGCTAGATTTTTCCCAAACAGGATCAGGAAGACAAATCGCAACAACAAAATATTTACACTTAATATTAAGATAAACACCCAAGACAACATAACATAATATGTACACTTTTAAGGTTAGACAAACAGCCAAGTGAAGTTAAAAGTTACTTCCCAAGTTCTAGTGCTGACTCCACTGAAAGGGAATTCAGTTTCTCCTCATCTTCTTGTTGCTCCAAGGTCTCATAAAGTGGTGCATCCTTTGTCTCAGGAAGCCAGAGGCTAAGCGTTCCACTAAAGATAGAAAGTATGCCGAAAACAAGGAATGAAAGTGAGGGGCTCAACCTTCCAAGAACTACGAATAGAGGAGCTATTGATGCACCCAACATCAAGGACTGTCGTAACATAGAAACCGCAAAGTTCCTTACATTGGTTGGGAAGAGCTCCACACAGTAGATATATAAAACATCAAAGGCTGTTGAAGCAGCCATGAAACCTATCCCTTCAACAAGTAGTTGAGTCCAGGCTCCTTTTGATTCAACTCCCTTCTTAAGCCCCCGAGAGAATAGGATGCAGATGATGGACGATATTCCAGCAATGTAAGCTGACCATGAGAAAAGTGAACGACGGTTTGTGAAGCTCAGTAGTACACTGCCAATAAAAACAGCTGGAATCTCCATCATTGCGTTAAGTCCAACTGAGAAGTAAAGATTAAAATCCAAGTTCTCAACATTGAGTTGCACCCCGTAGTAAACAGATCCAACCCCAAATCCTGCAATCATGAGAGTGATCATCCTTTTAGCAGCCCATTTAGTCGACCAGAGATTCATCCTTGCCTCTCCACAGCCAGTTTTCCCTTGAGAGGGTTCCAAGAGACACAGATTTGCAGGCAACTTCCTCCCATTGAGGTGTGCGtatctttttaatatatcaaatgcTTCTTTGCTTCTTCCCTTAACAAGGAGCCACCTGGGTGACTCCGACACAAAGGGAATTATAATTAATGAGTATACAAGGGGTGGAATAgataatattctatatatattcCTCCAGCAGGTTCTATTAGGATAGGCGATTAATGGCAGGGAAAAGAAGCCAaatgtgaagaaaaagaagccataTTGCCCTACTTGGCCACGCCACTTGCGTCCAACGGCTTCTGTAGAGAGCACGAGGCAGCAAATGCCAATGCCAGATCGTGCAAACCCATTTGAGAAGCGAAGGAGAGCGTATACCCATATATTAGGGGAGAAGGAGGTGAGGAAAGAGGTTATGGATGACAAAAGGCATGATAGGAGTACTGTTTTCTTCCTTCCTAAATATGCATCTGCAATCCACCCATAAAAACCAGAACCTGCACGCACACATATTTTCTTATCAGTAATTAGGAAATTATGAAAAGTTTATAGTATAGAAGTTACATTTAAGTAAAATCTGAACATTTAAATGCATATTAATTTCATCTTTTGAATTTCTATCTGTTCTAAGCTTGTGTTATCCTATCGTTCAGCTCTCTTGAACATGATGTCTGCTGGTTAATTTCAATCTCATGAACTATTTGTTATTTACAGTTTGGGGTAATAAGGTTTGTACTTTGTCTTGTAATAAGTAGTGATAGAGTGTGAAAAATATTAGGTGACTATTCATCTGAGTTTTAGTCACTTGAATAGAATAGTTTCTATTTTCCGCTTTTTGAACAACTTATTGGTTCTGTATATGCTATATGCTTTTTGAACGACTTGTTGCTTCTTAGAGGCAAATCTACGAGTACTAGCAGTCTAGAAGAGGAAAGGTAAGGTCTGCATAAAAACACCCTTCCCGGACCCTATAACATATATTTACGGTTGCAGCCTGGAGTTTCACATCATATGCTTGGCTCCAAGTGGTAAGTCTGCCTATGTCTTAACTACCTTGTTAAAAGTAACCTGTGTTTGGCTGTAAGTCTCACCCTCTGTCCAGAACTCCTAATATATTAAGTACAGATAATTGTATATACATAATGAGTCTGTTATCTGTATGAATATAGGAGGTGATGTAGTGATCAGTGCTCTCTGAGTCATACTGTTTTATTCGTTCTAGGAGGCTCTTTTAAACTACATGTGTCTCATAAATTTACGTGGCAGATAATCGCTTCTTTTGCTGCCTCAGTCTAGACTCTGCCTTTCTTGGTTCGGGTGCCGATGTTTTATCATATTCATCCACCATTATATctatttatgaataaataaattacatgagATAATTGTATGTGCATACTAAAACTGTTGCCATAGTTTCAGAGCTTGCAAGACCAGGGTAATTTGTAAGAATGAATATCTGGAATCaagtttataagttataatttgtaaaatcaaagTAGTCATCTTTATCCTAGCATATGTTGTAGCTAGAGTTTGAATAGCCATTTCAGAATCTGTGTAAGTGTAATATTATAGATGTTTGTATAGTAAATATACCTAGTAGCGAACCAATGAAGAACAATGAAGCTGGAGCAGCAGCAAGAAACTTGCGATCACAAACAAGGCTCCATTCTGCAATAATCGAGCTCTTACTTCCTCCCATCCACTCCCAACTTCCTGCAACCATGCTACACACGGCAGCTGCGTTGGCAGTGTCATTGCGGATGCAAGGAGGCGATATGCACTGCCATGCAGCTGGCTGAGCGTCGGTGAAGATGGTGACCAGAGTGTTCTGAGAATCAAAAATCCATGCAAGTGAGACTAGAAACACATGAATTATTTGAGAGAATCCCAAGGAACCAACATACTCTTCCACTACTTCGTCTACTGTTAACTCTAGCTTTGTTGTTGTGTCCCTTATTCTATGAGGTGACACTGATATGGGTACTAGGTTTTGTGTTTCTTCCTCCATGCTTCTCCTCTGTTTTGTTTCATTTCTTGCACTCGCAGAGAATATATAGAATGAGTTATTACCTACTTACCTAGTGCTTTgtcattattatcattattttaatgTAGCTGTGATggaatattttttcttttctgaaccAGAGAAGAATAGGAAGTTTTAAAGTCACGTCTTGTGGCTGTAGTTCGAGTATTGAGACAGGGGAATGGATTACTCATCTTTTTAACTCATGATGACAAATGAAATTTACAGAAAAGGGTCTGTATATCGCTATTTTTACATTTAAGGCCGAATATCATAATTCAAAATGTCACCTGATAAaaacatattaaatatcatttttaaatcGATTTCTAACACTAAATCATGTgaccttttttttataaaattttaaatttcaaaatataatggaTAGCTATGTTTTTGTGTACTTGAGATACAAATGTGAATGGATGTGAAGAATGGACATAAAAATGTTAGGATTTATAAGAGAAGGTGAAGAAGATGACGGTCATGATTTGAAGAGTGTAGATGAGAAAACCCGCATGTCTCTTGTATACCTCCCGGAGCCATCATTTCATCTCTCTAATGTAAACACGGTGGTTAGATGGgttttacttttttattaacAGTATATAGATTTGAACATCAGGCGATGTAACTCTAGAGGTTCAAATGTTATATTATCCCGAATTAACAAGtgatatttgaaataattttttaaataaatgatacTTGGGAAATTATTTGTCGAAGTTGACCGACACCCCCAAAATTTATACTCTCATCCGACTTTCTTCGCGTAATATATTATCAGTTTTTTGTGATGATCGATAACTGAATCCAGAAACTTATATCATCTCCATATACAGAAGAACAGACCCTGTCAAGGGATGAACTTTTTAGTTTAACCTTAATTTTCCAATTTCCAAACTTACGAGTTCGATTTGGGATTCTCCCTACGGCCTACACTTTACTGTTATCGTGCGAAAGAATATAAGTTAAGTGTCTAAATTAAtaactagcaaaaaaaaaaaaaaagtgtctaAATTAACCCGAGGAACCTTTTTAAGGTAAGTTATGTGAGTAAGACGAATATACGGGTATCAAACAAGGTGATGTGACCTCCGAATTTGATTCCGTAGTGGGGGAAGCAAATGGAAAACATATAGACatgcattattttttaatagcCATCAATTGTTTGTGTTGTATGACGGATTAAGAACACTAATACAGTGTTTACGTTTGTAATCATAGTTATCTGGTGTAATCTGAGCAAGCCTAAACTAATTATATCACCATTCACCTGCTCCCCCATTCTTCAGCACATAGCTCTTATTCATTGATTTAGAAGCCGGTCATTAACGGTGATTAATTACCGATTAAAATCCCTATTTTGTAACTCGTCAAACTGattaaatttatgattattCGATTAATCATCTGATTAATCTTAATCAATCTAATTAATTCTTGTTTAATGTTTTCATCGATTAAGTCTGATTTTCTCTTTTTACA of the Daucus carota subsp. sativus chromosome 4, DH1 v3.0, whole genome shotgun sequence genome contains:
- the LOC108216624 gene encoding organic cation/carnitine transporter 1, with protein sequence MEEETQNLVPISVSPHRIRDTTTKLELTVDEVVEEYVGSLGFSQIIHVFLVSLAWIFDSQNTLVTIFTDAQPAAWQCISPPCIRNDTANAAAVCSMVAGSWEWMGGSKSSIIAEWSLVCDRKFLAAAPASLFFIGSLLGSGFYGWIADAYLGRKKTVLLSCLLSSITSFLTSFSPNIWVYALLRFSNGFARSGIGICCLVLSTEAVGRKWRGQVGQYGFFFFTFGFFSLPLIAYPNRTCWRNIYRILSIPPLVYSLIIIPFVSESPRWLLVKGRSKEAFDILKRYAHLNGRKLPANLCLLEPSQGKTGCGEARMNLWSTKWAAKRMITLMIAGFGVGSVYYGVQLNVENLDFNLYFSVGLNAMMEIPAVFIGSVLLSFTNRRSLFSWSAYIAGISSIICILFSRGLKKGVESKGAWTQLLVEGIGFMAASTAFDVLYIYCVELFPTNVRNFAVSMLRQSLMLGASIAPLFVVLGRLSPSLSFLVFGILSIFSGTLSLWLPETKDAPLYETLEQQEDEEKLNSLSVESALELGK